From Acidianus brierleyi:
CCAAAAGGTTCTTCCACTGGCTCAATAACGTCACTTACTATTTTTCCAACTTCTCTAATCAACTCATCGTTTATCTTGCTTCCTACTAATGCTTCTTCTGCCTTAACTATCTTTACTGGGTTATTAGTTGCTCCTCCTATGGCAATTCCTGCTTCCTTAACTGTACCATCATAATTTAAAGATAGATTAACTGCAGTTGAGACTATTGCAAAATCACCTGTTCTCTTAGCTAGTTTAATGAAATATCCACTATTTTTTGGTTGCGGAATAGGTATCTGAATTTCAGTTAGTATTTCATCTTCTTTTAGAGATGTTTGAAGGGGACCCAAGAAGAAGTCTTTAGCGCTAATAGTTCTACTTCCAGATAAATTTCTAACTATAAATCTAGCATTATAGGCTAACATTACTGCAGGTAAGTTATTACCAGGAAAATTATAGCATATGTTTCCTCCAATAGTGCCCCAATTTCTAACTATGGGATCTGCTATATTTTTAACTGCTTCATAAAGTAGTGGATACTTAGTTTTAATTAGATCTGAGTCTTCCAAATCTACGTATCTAGTTAACGCGCCAATTTTTAGATATCCGTCTGATTCATTAATAAATGATAAACTCGGAATATTATTTATATCTATAACATATTTTGGTGATATAATTCTTAATTTCATTGCAATTATTAAACTCTGTCCTCCAGCCAGAATCTTAGCTCCGTCCTTATAATATTTAGATAAGAGCTCTAATACTTCATCCATATTTAATGGAGAAAAATATTCAAAAGATGCAGGATACATAATAGTCATTTATAATTTACTAATTAAGGTAAAAAAGATAATTATGTTTTATTATACATATTTCATTATTTGATATATATTTGTGGATTAGCTTCAAATTTATCTTTACAGAATTTACTACAGAAGTAATAAGTTTTTTCACCAACAGTAGAATAATAAGGAACAGATTTAGAAACTGTCATTCCACATACTACATCAATCTCCCCTTCCTCTACTTTCTCGATCTTATTTTCTTTTGAAATTTTAGTAATCTCTGATAAAATACTTAATGCAATCTCCTCTGGAGATTTGGCATTTATATCTAATCCAGCTGGAACTTTTATTCTGTCTAATATATCGTCTTTGTAGCCCTTATTATGTAAAAACGATATTAGATCTTCTCCTCTCTTCTTTCCAGCAATAACTCCTATATATCTTATGTTAGTGTTTAACAGTGCCTCAATATACTCGTGATCTTGCTCTCCCATGGTAGCTACAACAGCGAATGTATTTCTATTTATTTTTATTTTATCTATATCTATTATCTTATTAATAACTATTATATTAAATCCTATATTCTGTCCTAAATTTTCAAGATAGTATATTATCGGATTATCTCCAATTAAAATTAGCTTCTTCCTTGGTAACATAGGATCAATATATAGGTAAAGCAAACCACCATGACAGGTTTTTAAATACAAAAATCTCGGTACTCCGTCTCTTATAACCTCTAAAGAATTATTTATTATCTCATCTTTAGTACAGAATCCTCCTATCCAACCTTCAAACGAACCATCTTTTTTAACAATCAACTTATTACCAGTTTTTAGGGCAGTGGGTCCCTCAGTTTTAATTACCTCTACTATAGCAAAGTCTTCTTCATTTTCTAATAGTTCTTTGACTCTATCTATAAAATCGGAAACATGAACAAAATAAGTATATCTAACTTTGCTATCTGTCATTATAAAATAGTTCTATTATATTATATTTAAACTTAGTGAGAATATTTAGCGAGAGAACTGAATCCCTTTACATGTTAACAGAAACGTTTTATATTTATCTATGCTCAATTTTTATTAATAAAA
This genomic window contains:
- a CDS encoding FAD binding domain-containing protein; translation: MTIMYPASFEYFSPLNMDEVLELLSKYYKDGAKILAGGQSLIIAMKLRIISPKYVIDINNIPSLSFINESDGYLKIGALTRYVDLEDSDLIKTKYPLLYEAVKNIADPIVRNWGTIGGNICYNFPGNNLPAVMLAYNARFIVRNLSGSRTISAKDFFLGPLQTSLKEDEILTEIQIPIPQPKNSGYFIKLAKRTGDFAIVSTAVNLSLNYDGTVKEAGIAIGGATNNPVKIVKAEEALVGSKINDELIREVGKIVSDVIEPVEEPFGPPVDYKKAMAGVLTIRAIKQSLKNIIG
- a CDS encoding XdhC family protein — encoded protein: MTDSKVRYTYFVHVSDFIDRVKELLENEEDFAIVEVIKTEGPTALKTGNKLIVKKDGSFEGWIGGFCTKDEIINNSLEVIRDGVPRFLYLKTCHGGLLYLYIDPMLPRKKLILIGDNPIIYYLENLGQNIGFNIIVINKIIDIDKIKINRNTFAVVATMGEQDHEYIEALLNTNIRYIGVIAGKKRGEDLISFLHNKGYKDDILDRIKVPAGLDINAKSPEEIALSILSEITKISKENKIEKVEEGEIDVVCGMTVSKSVPYYSTVGEKTYYFCSKFCKDKFEANPQIYIK